A single window of Flagellimonas maritima DNA harbors:
- a CDS encoding OmpA family protein: MHVKKIFSTQLIFFFGAMVCLAQGKKSKGDAYFFQYEYKAAIEAYEQDMGKGTLTEQQFLNLADSYFKNNDFEKASEVYLKLYEKDSLLGNHHLNKMMQSLLKVSGEGKNDTLLTAMSSKFRKEFLENFDFNTQILSKKEEDEALDFQIFNLKSNSPQSDFAPSFYEDQLLFSSGRSLDKRNIYSPAGESYLNIFKAKSRKDGQISADVQPFTEINDSDYHKATPYYAKGLKGIFYVLSNTENGNLAFDDNGKNALAIGMQLPDGTFRLLLKDLSTSFYYPFYDEKSERLYFSANFKDSYGGTDIYYVYTNRGQIMSAPINLGPRINSPGNEIAPFIFENSFYFSSDVFYGLGGMDVYKSNLEDDTFSIPVNLGEGINSSYDDFGFIMRNEGDGLLGYFSSNRAGGKGKDDLYGFKVDEKPGLKTLALRGKITTLKGDTGVEKAVVRLLNENGGLLAETYTDDEGNYRIEIPWEKEVVLESSKERYSFFRKKFSEEELNALENTKYNFTVSNYDVLVEEKEDQTVIKLKKFFFGRNSYKLTPEIETELDKVAAFIESFPAAQLRIETYTDSRGGSSTNFRLTQNRSDTMKKYLLKKGVPESNILFSVGYGENKILNNCTNGVYCLEMLHQQNQRSLFVILNHNLLFD; encoded by the coding sequence ATGCACGTGAAAAAAATTTTCTCAACACAACTGATTTTCTTTTTTGGTGCGATGGTGTGTCTTGCCCAAGGAAAGAAATCCAAAGGAGATGCTTACTTTTTTCAGTATGAATACAAAGCGGCCATAGAGGCCTATGAGCAAGATATGGGCAAGGGCACTTTGACGGAGCAGCAATTTTTGAATTTGGCCGATTCTTATTTTAAGAACAATGATTTTGAAAAAGCTTCTGAGGTCTATCTCAAATTATACGAGAAAGACTCGTTATTGGGAAATCATCATTTGAACAAAATGATGCAAAGCCTGCTAAAAGTATCCGGTGAAGGGAAAAATGATACACTGCTCACAGCTATGTCCTCAAAATTCAGAAAAGAGTTTTTGGAAAACTTTGATTTTAATACCCAAATATTGAGCAAGAAAGAAGAAGATGAAGCTTTGGACTTTCAAATATTCAATTTAAAGAGCAATAGTCCACAATCAGATTTTGCACCATCGTTCTATGAAGACCAGTTGCTGTTTTCAAGTGGGAGATCATTGGATAAAAGAAATATCTACTCCCCGGCAGGCGAAAGCTACTTGAATATTTTTAAGGCCAAATCCAGAAAGGACGGTCAAATTTCGGCAGATGTACAACCTTTTACTGAAATCAACGATTCTGATTACCATAAGGCGACCCCATACTATGCTAAGGGATTAAAGGGAATATTCTATGTTCTGTCCAATACGGAAAATGGAAATTTGGCTTTTGATGATAACGGCAAAAATGCTTTGGCCATAGGAATGCAATTGCCAGATGGTACTTTTCGATTGTTGCTCAAGGATTTAAGTACTTCATTTTATTACCCCTTTTATGATGAAAAAAGTGAGCGGCTCTATTTTTCTGCAAATTTTAAGGACAGCTATGGAGGTACGGATATCTATTATGTTTACACCAATAGAGGACAGATCATGTCGGCTCCGATTAATTTGGGGCCCAGAATAAATTCTCCGGGCAATGAAATAGCTCCCTTTATATTTGAGAATAGTTTTTATTTTTCTTCTGATGTTTTCTATGGGCTCGGCGGAATGGATGTTTACAAATCCAACCTGGAAGATGATACATTTAGTATTCCCGTAAATTTGGGAGAAGGCATCAACTCATCTTATGATGATTTTGGTTTTATAATGCGCAACGAAGGAGATGGACTTTTAGGATATTTTTCTTCAAACCGGGCCGGTGGTAAAGGAAAGGATGATCTGTACGGGTTTAAGGTCGACGAAAAACCAGGTCTAAAAACATTGGCGTTACGAGGAAAAATAACAACATTGAAAGGTGATACAGGTGTGGAGAAAGCAGTGGTGAGGCTCTTGAATGAAAACGGAGGCCTGTTGGCAGAAACGTACACTGATGATGAAGGCAATTACAGGATTGAAATTCCTTGGGAGAAAGAGGTGGTTTTGGAATCTTCCAAAGAGCGATATTCATTTTTTAGAAAGAAATTTTCCGAAGAAGAATTGAACGCTCTGGAAAATACCAAATATAATTTTACAGTTTCCAACTATGATGTTTTGGTAGAAGAAAAGGAAGACCAGACCGTTATAAAATTAAAGAAATTCTTTTTTGGTAGAAATTCATATAAACTTACACCGGAAATCGAGACCGAGCTGGACAAAGTGGCGGCATTTATAGAAAGTTTTCCTGCCGCACAGTTGAGAATAGAAACGTATACGGACAGCAGGGGAGGGAGCAGTACCAATTTTAGGCTGACCCAAAACAGATCTGATACCATGAAGAAGTATTTGCTAAAAAAAGGAGTCCCTGAATCCAATATTTTGTTCTCCGTAGGTTACGGGGAAAATAAAATATTGAACAATTGTACCAATGGCGTGTATTGTTTGGAAATGTTACACCAACAAAATCAACGGTCTTTATTTGTGATACTCAATCACAACCTTCTTTTTGATTGA
- a CDS encoding NRAMP family divalent metal transporter codes for MSKLKILLKNLGPGLLFASMAIGTSHLVLSTKAGAQYGWIMVIPIILANILKYPFFEFGIRYTAVTEKSLVQGYLNLGKKYLWVYAFVTIVSTFTILAALYIVTAGLFMNLFSIENIEASTVALCLFVFISLLLIIGKYQFLENSLKAIISILFVALIITTILVLQKGQVPGAETYQRPAILNEVGILFLIGLMGWMPTAVEASGWVSLWSMENLKTMKEKPSLKLALQEFNVGYFLTALLAIFFLIIGWITLYGTGTELSGSAVVFADQVVNLFTTHIGNWAYILIAVAAFATMFSTCMTAHDAVSRVSIDVLQKLFPNKAYLQKNSIFTIAVLSMALINWIVIKLFGGNMENLVALATFVSFVMAPLIGWMNLKTVTGKDMPKAYRPKSSLRILTYLGIIFLSLFAFYYFWMVIS; via the coding sequence ATGTCAAAACTGAAAATATTACTTAAAAACTTAGGTCCAGGACTATTATTTGCTAGCATGGCCATAGGAACCTCCCATTTGGTGCTCTCTACAAAAGCTGGTGCACAATATGGTTGGATCATGGTCATTCCCATAATTTTAGCAAATATTTTAAAATACCCATTCTTTGAATTTGGCATCCGCTACACGGCCGTTACCGAAAAAAGTCTGGTACAAGGATATCTGAACTTGGGCAAAAAATATCTTTGGGTCTATGCTTTTGTGACCATCGTATCCACTTTTACCATCTTAGCAGCACTGTATATAGTTACAGCGGGGCTCTTCATGAATTTGTTCAGTATTGAAAATATTGAGGCAAGTACAGTTGCCCTATGCCTATTTGTTTTTATCAGTTTACTATTGATTATAGGGAAATATCAATTTCTTGAAAACTCCTTAAAAGCCATTATTTCGATTTTGTTCGTTGCTTTGATCATTACTACAATTTTGGTGCTACAAAAAGGACAAGTGCCTGGTGCGGAAACATATCAAAGACCAGCAATCCTGAACGAAGTCGGTATTCTTTTTTTGATAGGGTTGATGGGCTGGATGCCCACCGCCGTAGAGGCTTCTGGATGGGTGAGCCTTTGGAGCATGGAGAATTTAAAAACCATGAAAGAAAAACCATCGTTAAAACTTGCACTTCAAGAATTTAACGTAGGTTATTTTCTAACTGCATTGCTTGCTATTTTCTTTTTGATAATCGGTTGGATAACCCTTTATGGAACGGGAACGGAACTAAGTGGTAGTGCAGTGGTCTTTGCTGATCAAGTAGTAAATCTTTTTACCACACACATTGGAAATTGGGCCTATATTTTAATTGCGGTAGCTGCTTTTGCGACCATGTTCAGTACCTGTATGACTGCTCATGATGCGGTTTCTCGGGTAAGTATCGATGTGCTTCAAAAGCTTTTTCCAAATAAAGCCTACCTGCAAAAAAACAGCATTTTTACGATTGCCGTACTATCAATGGCTCTAATCAATTGGATTGTAATCAAGCTATTTGGTGGAAACATGGAGAACCTTGTTGCCTTAGCGACCTTTGTATCCTTTGTCATGGCACCCCTTATAGGGTGGATGAACTTAAAAACCGTTACTGGAAAAGATATGCCCAAAGCATACAGACCAAAATCAAGTTTACGGATATTGACGTATTTAGGGATAATCTTTTTGTCGCTTTTTGCATTTTATTATTTTTGGATGGTCATCAGCTGA
- a CDS encoding alpha/beta hydrolase, which produces MKLFFKIIKGLLFILVVLGLIYFFGPKVQTPSLDTSLPKVSSDLGELEKWIVNREADIPNIKTENEAQIIWFDSIPTKTEYSIVYLHGWSASRMEGNPLHRETAKRYGCNLYLPRLAGHGLDEKEAMLDLTADELLNSAKEAIAVAKEMGNKVIIMATSTGGTLALHLAGGDADIAAILLYSPNIEIYDKNAKLLTGPWGLQIAKLVKKGDYHISESTEEEKKYWTGKYRVEALTHLQALVDNTMTPETFKKVEQAVFLGYFYKNDSIQDNVVSVPAMLKMYEQLGTNKKLKRKVAFPEVGEHVMTSYITSKNLDAVTKETNLFFEEILNIKPAESLGGK; this is translated from the coding sequence ATGAAGCTATTTTTCAAGATTATTAAGGGGTTACTATTTATTTTGGTTGTTCTTGGACTGATTTACTTTTTTGGGCCTAAAGTGCAAACCCCAAGTTTGGATACATCTTTACCAAAAGTAAGTTCTGATTTAGGAGAATTGGAAAAATGGATAGTAAATAGGGAAGCTGACATTCCCAATATTAAAACGGAAAATGAGGCCCAGATAATCTGGTTTGATAGTATTCCAACAAAAACCGAATACAGCATTGTATATCTGCATGGATGGTCTGCCAGTAGAATGGAAGGAAACCCATTGCACAGGGAAACCGCCAAACGTTACGGATGCAATCTCTACCTACCGAGATTGGCAGGACATGGACTTGATGAGAAGGAGGCGATGCTCGATTTGACGGCAGACGAATTGTTGAACTCTGCAAAAGAGGCCATTGCCGTTGCGAAAGAAATGGGAAACAAGGTCATTATCATGGCAACCTCAACAGGAGGTACTCTGGCGTTGCACCTTGCAGGAGGGGATGCTGATATTGCAGCAATTCTTTTGTATTCCCCCAATATTGAAATCTATGATAAAAATGCAAAGCTATTAACAGGTCCATGGGGTCTACAGATCGCTAAATTGGTAAAGAAGGGCGATTATCACATTTCAGAATCTACGGAAGAGGAAAAAAAATACTGGACCGGCAAATATAGAGTGGAAGCCCTGACCCATTTACAGGCTCTAGTGGATAATACTATGACACCCGAAACCTTTAAAAAAGTGGAACAAGCTGTTTTCTTGGGGTATTTTTATAAAAATGATTCCATTCAGGATAATGTGGTCTCTGTACCTGCTATGTTGAAAATGTACGAACAGCTTGGAACCAATAAAAAGCTCAAACGTAAAGTTGCGTTCCCAGAGGTAGGCGAACACGTTATGACCTCTTATATCACCTCAAAAAATTTAGATGCCGTTACAAAAGAGACAAATCTTTTTTTTGAGGAGATTTTAAACATAAAACCAGCTGAGAGCCTAGGAGGAAAATGA
- a CDS encoding TOMM precursor leader peptide-binding protein, with translation MLHNYDIFEDVENNVYQVRTKGDVFLVRFDSDQKKNIFFEIVTLCKNKEIPYLDLMKKLKKKFDEPIVLGVVQELKECGIFNEYYVNPIEKKNGISLNLQGGQTNFSRIQTTKRLEILGSGELFDTFKTLTNNKDYGEVYFSTLNGKNDFKIIDTALKRADLIILENNRWNPALLEYINGEALQMNKAWMLVRGMWSGKGSIGPLFFGKETGCYECLSARIKSNIEHLSHFMAYESHLLTNAKSAKPDWIPTGFQDIIATMALYDSLKFLSEWDVPETYGNIVNISPALTIEKHKLLKNPLCKTCKPQLEYNLSPWVDYISLNQ, from the coding sequence ATGCTTCATAATTATGATATTTTCGAAGATGTTGAAAACAACGTCTATCAAGTAAGAACAAAAGGCGATGTATTTCTGGTTCGATTTGATTCTGATCAAAAAAAGAATATTTTTTTTGAAATCGTTACGCTCTGCAAGAACAAGGAGATTCCTTATTTGGACTTGATGAAAAAACTTAAAAAGAAGTTTGATGAACCTATAGTTCTTGGTGTTGTTCAAGAATTAAAAGAGTGCGGTATTTTTAATGAATACTATGTAAATCCGATTGAGAAGAAGAATGGGATCTCGCTTAATTTACAAGGTGGGCAAACCAATTTTTCAAGAATTCAAACAACTAAGCGATTGGAAATTTTGGGCAGTGGAGAATTATTCGACACCTTTAAAACTTTGACCAACAACAAAGATTACGGCGAAGTCTATTTTTCAACATTGAATGGAAAGAATGATTTCAAAATTATTGATACCGCTTTAAAACGGGCGGATCTAATTATCCTGGAAAATAATAGGTGGAACCCTGCATTGCTCGAATATATAAACGGTGAAGCTCTGCAAATGAACAAAGCGTGGATGCTTGTTCGGGGAATGTGGTCAGGTAAAGGCAGTATAGGACCATTGTTCTTTGGTAAGGAAACAGGATGCTATGAGTGTCTTTCCGCAAGAATTAAAAGTAATATAGAGCATTTGAGTCACTTTATGGCTTATGAGAGCCATTTGTTGACTAACGCAAAGTCAGCCAAGCCGGACTGGATACCCACTGGATTTCAGGATATCATCGCTACGATGGCGCTATATGACAGCCTGAAATTTTTGAGTGAATGGGATGTACCCGAAACATATGGAAACATAGTAAACATTTCACCCGCATTAACAATTGAAAAACATAAATTATTGAAAAACCCTCTTTGTAAAACGTGTAAACCACAATTAGAATATAATTTATCCCCATGGGTCGATTACATATCACTTAACCAATAA
- a CDS encoding YcaO-like family protein: MRASHVLNKSACLISDETGILKRVSKLPIQNGDPKLIAFGVIPSDTTALGATKFSGRGSGCAYSWEGAMLTTLGEISERYAPVFYKKENLVKSTFLDLPSDKKIDLAEYALYHEEQYKLYEEGNVKIKRFTENLELHWDVCTDLVDGQKAHIPANFIYMPFFEDSFYLMLNTSTGLAAHSNFYKAVLGGLYECIERDSFVLTWMHQLDVPKIRITKEIQDYIDQYYPSNYNFHLLDITLDLEKPSVFGFCIGESDYGRFITVGSSTRGTYAEAVKKVIMECGQAVSYLRHTINMNPDWKKERNQLNNFEDHSLYYTVYQEEQKVFNNWIEKNPTKQINFREERKNTDKEEIQSILRLMRSKGYNVMIKDVTTVDVNQAGFYSVKVYVPQLVQMAGGYKYYFNGGKRLYEVPPSLGYPKKDYHNLTEYPFPFP; this comes from the coding sequence ATGAGAGCTAGCCACGTTTTGAACAAAAGTGCTTGTCTAATCTCCGATGAAACGGGAATCTTAAAAAGGGTTTCCAAGTTGCCGATACAAAATGGAGACCCTAAGTTGATTGCTTTTGGGGTAATTCCTTCTGACACTACGGCATTAGGGGCAACCAAATTCTCTGGTAGGGGTAGTGGATGTGCCTATTCTTGGGAAGGAGCGATGTTAACTACTCTTGGAGAAATATCGGAAAGATATGCCCCTGTCTTTTACAAGAAGGAGAATTTAGTGAAATCTACGTTTTTAGATCTACCCTCCGATAAAAAAATTGATTTAGCCGAATACGCTCTTTATCATGAAGAACAGTACAAATTATATGAAGAGGGAAATGTGAAAATTAAAAGGTTTACTGAAAACCTGGAACTACATTGGGATGTTTGTACTGATTTGGTCGATGGGCAAAAAGCTCATATTCCCGCAAATTTCATATATATGCCTTTTTTTGAAGATTCCTTTTATCTAATGCTGAATACTTCAACAGGATTGGCCGCTCACTCCAATTTTTATAAGGCTGTCTTGGGCGGTCTTTATGAATGTATAGAGAGGGATTCTTTTGTATTGACCTGGATGCATCAGTTAGATGTTCCCAAAATAAGAATTACGAAGGAGATACAGGATTACATTGACCAATATTATCCTTCCAACTATAATTTTCATCTGCTGGACATAACACTGGATCTAGAAAAACCCAGTGTTTTTGGCTTTTGCATCGGAGAAAGTGATTATGGGAGGTTTATCACAGTTGGCTCATCTACAAGGGGAACTTATGCAGAGGCAGTTAAAAAGGTGATTATGGAGTGTGGGCAAGCCGTTTCCTATCTCAGACATACCATCAATATGAATCCTGATTGGAAAAAGGAGCGAAATCAACTTAATAATTTTGAAGATCACTCATTGTATTACACTGTTTATCAAGAAGAACAAAAAGTATTCAATAATTGGATCGAAAAAAATCCAACGAAGCAAATAAATTTCAGGGAAGAAAGAAAGAATACCGATAAAGAGGAAATTCAGAGCATATTAAGATTAATGCGATCTAAAGGTTATAATGTAATGATCAAAGATGTTACCACTGTCGATGTCAACCAAGCAGGTTTCTATTCTGTCAAAGTATATGTTCCACAGCTTGTTCAGATGGCCGGTGGCTATAAATATTATTTCAACGGAGGTAAACGTCTTTATGAAGTGCCCCCGTCCCTAGGTTATCCAAAAAAAGACTACCATAATTTAACGGAATATCCTTTTCCATTCCCTTAA
- a CDS encoding SagB/ThcOx family dehydrogenase, with amino-acid sequence MDIENVKQKYRALDMEMTGTHNLGDTMAMMYHENSKVNRAVSRRQIPKISLFSNPYVAKRASKPYKNYFNKNSHSLDPYKAAVPQEDFFSVLKKRHSARKFNADYKISLMELQKILHCSYGIIKDLQSDEKEPAWPDRFVPSAGGLYPLELYVVILNGAIDQGLYHYNSFKNVLTLVKEGDFLEFLQKYSGASPWVDLKTASCIILTTSVLERQLIKYGERAYRFMLMETGFVAQNMSLICESMRLGSCMLGFYHDDQINELLGINGFGETVQNILVVGKEEMEVQTLENHT; translated from the coding sequence ATGGATATTGAAAATGTAAAACAGAAGTATAGAGCTTTGGATATGGAGATGACCGGCACCCATAATTTGGGCGATACCATGGCCATGATGTATCATGAGAATTCAAAAGTGAATAGGGCGGTATCTAGACGACAAATACCTAAAATTTCTCTCTTTAGCAATCCCTATGTTGCTAAAAGGGCAAGTAAACCGTACAAGAACTATTTTAATAAGAATAGCCATTCACTCGACCCTTATAAAGCTGCAGTTCCGCAAGAAGATTTTTTCAGTGTTTTAAAAAAGAGGCATAGCGCCAGAAAGTTCAACGCAGATTATAAAATCTCCTTGATGGAACTTCAAAAAATTCTTCATTGCTCATACGGAATCATAAAAGATTTGCAATCTGATGAAAAAGAACCTGCATGGCCAGACAGATTTGTCCCTTCTGCGGGAGGCCTCTATCCATTGGAGCTTTATGTGGTAATTCTTAACGGAGCAATAGACCAAGGACTTTATCACTATAACTCTTTCAAAAATGTTTTGACATTGGTAAAAGAGGGCGATTTTTTGGAATTTTTACAAAAATATTCTGGTGCAAGTCCATGGGTAGACTTGAAAACGGCTTCCTGTATCATTTTGACGACATCAGTTTTGGAAAGACAATTGATAAAATATGGTGAAAGAGCTTACAGATTTATGTTAATGGAAACCGGTTTTGTTGCGCAGAACATGAGTCTAATCTGTGAAAGTATGCGACTTGGCAGTTGTATGCTCGGTTTTTACCATGATGACCAAATCAATGAGCTGTTGGGCATAAACGGTTTTGGAGAAACTGTTCAAAATATTTTAGTGGTAGGTAAAGAAGAAATGGAGGTCCAAACCCTTGAAAATCATACTTAA
- a CDS encoding ABC transporter ATP-binding protein, with product MKAVDISHLSYSIDDKEILRDINFAIEPKEKIALLGSNGSGKSTLIDLITENIKPVKGSVSLFQSTFSKMKDTIGVLYDNAPFFRILKVGEILSFVQAAYGKKNTDETVDRLKDILGISDLENSFFYSLSKGERKKVGIIVSMIHSPSLLIADEPTSFLDPPTRSKYWKIITENENLTVLFTTHLWEEAQRYADKIIFINKGVQLATENTVCSLLSDKYLPGKTKIVVEGEWAIEKKIPQATVLTYNNQHHIFSLDIDSVLARVQHSIRNYSLLQKSLEDIYQYLILNPIR from the coding sequence ATGAAAGCAGTAGACATCTCGCACCTATCCTATAGTATTGATGATAAAGAAATTTTAAGAGACATAAATTTTGCTATTGAACCAAAAGAAAAAATTGCATTGCTAGGTAGTAACGGGTCTGGCAAAAGTACATTGATCGATTTGATCACTGAAAACATAAAACCTGTCAAAGGTTCCGTAAGTTTATTTCAGAGCACGTTCTCCAAAATGAAAGATACGATCGGAGTGCTATATGATAATGCTCCTTTTTTCAGAATTCTTAAGGTGGGTGAAATACTTTCGTTCGTACAAGCTGCGTATGGAAAAAAAAATACAGACGAAACTGTTGATAGATTAAAAGATATATTGGGAATATCGGATTTGGAGAACAGTTTTTTTTATAGTCTTTCCAAAGGTGAAAGGAAAAAAGTAGGTATTATCGTTTCAATGATTCACTCACCTAGCTTACTTATAGCAGACGAGCCAACATCCTTTCTAGACCCTCCTACCAGAAGCAAATACTGGAAAATCATAACCGAAAATGAAAACTTGACCGTATTGTTTACTACTCATTTATGGGAAGAGGCCCAAAGATATGCGGATAAGATCATTTTTATCAATAAAGGGGTTCAACTCGCTACCGAGAATACAGTTTGTTCCTTACTATCTGATAAATACCTTCCTGGCAAGACCAAAATAGTTGTGGAGGGGGAGTGGGCCATTGAAAAAAAGATTCCTCAGGCCACAGTTCTGACTTATAACAATCAGCATCATATTTTTAGTTTGGACATTGACAGTGTTTTGGCGCGGGTTCAACATTCTATCCGTAATTATTCTCTTTTGCAAAAAAGCTTGGAAGATATTTATCAATATTTAATTCTTAATCCAATTCGATGA
- a CDS encoding ABC transporter permease, translating to MKSLLLSIKYSLKIYMRIKVALFFSIVFPVLLLVIFGSIWGITEPDYLFFLVSGITGMNLLSQGLYSTGTVIKQYYQQNTIRFLKSIPLNIFSYFLGLVFCRAIVVIASIIILTLVSYFVFGYLLTASEFLSLLIGSIIGLVMFSFMGLLISFFGSFKPDKDSSKEIGNLVYFLMIFLCDTFFPISEINSVMGTISRFFPLTYLLNFFRNDNVLLSLLVMALFTGAFAGLFFMMFRKRQVQRI from the coding sequence ATGAAATCTCTGTTGTTATCCATAAAATATAGTTTAAAAATTTACATGAGAATCAAGGTAGCGTTATTTTTCTCAATTGTTTTCCCTGTTTTGTTGCTTGTTATTTTTGGTAGTATTTGGGGCATAACAGAACCAGATTATCTTTTTTTCCTAGTCTCGGGAATTACGGGAATGAATCTTTTGAGCCAAGGGCTGTACTCGACCGGTACTGTAATTAAACAGTACTATCAGCAAAATACGATCAGGTTTTTAAAATCGATTCCGTTAAATATTTTCAGTTACTTTTTGGGATTGGTGTTTTGTAGGGCAATCGTTGTCATCGCAAGTATTATAATACTCACTTTGGTTTCATATTTTGTTTTTGGATATCTACTGACCGCTAGCGAGTTTTTATCACTGTTGATTGGATCGATCATAGGTCTGGTCATGTTCTCTTTTATGGGGCTTTTAATAAGTTTCTTTGGAAGTTTTAAACCGGATAAGGACTCGAGTAAGGAAATAGGGAATTTAGTTTATTTCCTCATGATTTTTTTGTGCGATACTTTTTTTCCGATAAGCGAAATAAATTCTGTTATGGGAACTATCAGCAGATTTTTTCCTTTGACATATCTTCTTAACTTTTTCAGGAATGATAATGTTTTATTATCACTTTTGGTTATGGCACTTTTCACCGGAGCGTTTGCCGGATTGTTTTTTATGATGTTTAGAAAACGACAAGTTCAGAGAATATGA
- a CDS encoding LytR/AlgR family response regulator transcription factor, producing the protein MISCIVIDDEPLATEGLERYIRKTPFLEFICSFNSAKQARAFLQKNQVDLLLLDIQMPEMNGIELLKSLKNAPRVIFTTAFRKYAFEGFQLDAVDYLLKPIDYSRFLKSINKVFSLGGNQRSEEAIFIKCDGIIAKILTKDILFAETAKDYVIIHTLEKKYMSLFSLKQLENYVPPNQFYRVHRSYLVNLTKVDKIEGSLLHIGPHKISCSKTTKDNVKSLILGDRLINRNMENG; encoded by the coding sequence ATGATTAGTTGTATTGTTATAGATGATGAACCTTTGGCAACGGAGGGATTAGAGAGATATATTAGGAAAACACCCTTTCTGGAGTTTATTTGCTCATTTAATTCTGCCAAACAGGCCCGTGCTTTTCTACAAAAAAATCAAGTGGACTTATTATTACTGGACATACAAATGCCTGAAATGAATGGCATAGAATTACTGAAGTCTCTTAAGAATGCCCCTAGGGTAATTTTTACCACGGCCTTTAGAAAATATGCTTTTGAAGGTTTTCAGCTAGATGCCGTGGATTATCTTCTAAAACCTATTGACTATTCTCGATTTCTTAAATCGATCAACAAAGTTTTTTCCCTTGGCGGAAACCAAAGGAGCGAAGAAGCTATTTTTATAAAGTGCGATGGTATTATTGCAAAAATACTTACCAAGGATATTCTCTTTGCAGAAACAGCGAAAGACTATGTAATCATCCACACATTGGAAAAAAAATATATGTCTCTTTTTTCTTTAAAACAGCTGGAGAACTATGTCCCTCCAAATCAATTTTATAGGGTACATCGCTCCTATTTGGTGAATTTGACCAAAGTGGATAAAATAGAGGGAAGTCTTTTACATATTGGTCCTCATAAGATTTCCTGTAGCAAGACTACCAAGGACAATGTTAAATCATTAATTTTAGGAGACCGGCTTATCAATAGAAATATGGAAAACGGCTAA
- a CDS encoding sensor histidine kinase produces MKKEPIYHISFWLAYLILWSAQDFVYFKDYFSVMLLNIFTVLPLLAIVYFNLYFLLPKFLFKKRYLVYVLFLCASIVAATYISSWNHQFYFTNIIHNVGIGNFFMSSEGKLAQLTEILVLMGLSMSIFLLRDRYTKEKVLEEAKKRQLEVELKLLKEQMNPHFLFNSLNSIYMMLDKHPGKGKEMLLRFSDILSHQLYESTEDSIALKKELENVKNYINIESIRHGSLATINVDCIDYSGKLNISPMILLPIIENAFKHSPSGSPYYITIFINLTTENRLILNVENSKVFKPVQKASGIGLANVKRRLELIYPKKYELYIDDIEKKFKITLKITLDD; encoded by the coding sequence ATGAAAAAGGAGCCTATCTACCATATTTCTTTTTGGCTCGCTTATCTTATTCTTTGGAGCGCTCAAGACTTTGTTTATTTCAAGGACTACTTTTCCGTGATGCTATTGAATATTTTTACGGTCCTTCCACTTCTGGCAATTGTATATTTCAACTTGTACTTTTTACTTCCCAAGTTTTTATTTAAAAAGAGATATCTTGTTTATGTACTATTTTTATGTGCTTCAATTGTTGCTGCAACCTATATATCCTCATGGAATCATCAGTTCTATTTCACTAACATTATCCATAATGTAGGCATCGGGAATTTTTTTATGTCCTCAGAAGGCAAGCTTGCACAACTCACTGAGATACTTGTACTAATGGGTTTGTCAATGTCTATTTTCTTGCTCAGAGATCGCTACACTAAGGAAAAAGTTTTAGAAGAAGCAAAAAAAAGACAGTTAGAGGTAGAACTCAAACTATTGAAGGAACAAATGAATCCCCATTTTTTGTTCAACAGTTTAAATAGTATTTATATGATGCTGGACAAACATCCGGGAAAGGGAAAAGAAATGCTTCTTCGCTTTTCGGACATTCTAAGCCATCAATTGTATGAATCTACCGAAGATTCGATCGCGCTGAAAAAGGAACTCGAAAATGTCAAAAACTATATCAATATAGAGTCGATTCGACATGGCAGTCTGGCCACCATCAATGTGGATTGTATTGATTATTCTGGGAAGTTGAATATTTCACCAATGATTTTACTCCCAATTATTGAAAATGCATTTAAACATAGCCCAAGCGGTTCCCCATATTACATCACAATTTTCATCAATCTGACCACTGAAAATAGATTAATTTTAAATGTAGAAAACAGTAAAGTTTTTAAACCCGTACAAAAAGCTTCCGGTATTGGATTGGCAAACGTAAAGCGGCGACTTGAATTAATTTATCCTAAAAAATATGAACTATATATTGATGATATAGAAAAAAAATTTAAAATAACACTCAAAATAACTTTAGATGATTAG